The nucleotide sequence TCCGCATATCCTCAATGGTGCCATCCCGCCGAACGGTAAGGGCGATCATCGTTCTAAGATGAGGCTTTTTTTTGACGATTTCAGGAAGCTGCCAATGACTGCTTATCCTGCCGTTCAAAGATGCCGCATACTGGTTGAGCACAGCAGGACTTATCCGCTCAGCACCATAACCTCCAGAGACACCGTTTCCCGGTTCGCCCCTGCCGCCTGAGGAACGACCTCCGCTCCTGGAGGCCAGCGGGGTATTCAAATCAGAAACTGCCTGGGCCACAGAAGCGTATTCCTGCCTCACCCTCGCAGCCTCAAGGCGGGCCTGTTCCGCTGCCAGCTCCGCCTCACGGGCCAAACGGGCAGCTTCGTCAACTTCTCTCTGTCTTCGCTGTTGAGCAGCCAGCCTTTTTTTCGCGACGGCTTCCTGCTGTCTTTTTTTTCGGGCAGCCAGCTTTTTTTCCTGCACTGCCGCCTTTTCCTGTTTCCGCTGCTCAGCACGGCGTTTTTCTTGCAAAGCGGCAAGCCGAGCCCGCTCCTTTTCCTCGGCCAGCCGGATATCCTGAGCCAACTTTTTCTTCCGTTTTAACGGATGAAGAGAAACAGGTTTGGTCTGGGCAACAGGTGCAGGATGAGATGCCGATGTTGATCTTTTTGATGTTGATCTTTTTTTTGGGACAACGACAGGAGGTGCCGGTGCCTGCACTGTCACTTGAGGGGCAGCTGGCTCTACCGTTTTTTTAACCTTTTTCTCCTGAACAACTTTGGCCTGACGAGGAGCTGCGCCCTCTCTTGGCCTGCGGGCTGCAACCTGCTGGACAGCGACCGGGGCAGCTGGAGGCAAGGAAAGAAGATCAATGGTGATCACCTTATCCGGCTTATGCCTCTTGCCGACATCGGGCAGAACAGCAGCCCCTGCAAAAACAACAAGATGAAGAACAACAGCTATGTTCAGGGGGATCTTCCAGCTGGGAATCCGCTCCCGTTGCGCCAGAAATCGCTCCCAACTATCTCCAATGTACAAGCCGTTCATGCCCCTTTTCCCTCTTCCTTCAATATCGTCAGCTCTGTTATTTCTCCTTGTCGTCCGCTTGGGTTACCATGCCCAACTTTGCAAAACCTGCCTGTTTAATCTGAGCCATCACCTGCACCACCAGACCGTACGGCACCTTCTCATCCGCCCGCAGATAGATCGGTTCCTTCTTTTTTTCCTGCGGCATTTTCTCCAGCTGCTGCCGCATGAGATCAAGAGGCACCTTTGTTTTGTTCTGTCCGAGATAAATTATCATCTTCTCATCTATCTGCACCATCAGGGGCTCTTCCTGCTGGCGTAAGGCCTTGGACGTGGTCTTTGGCAGATCAACATCCACCCCCTGGGTCATCATCGGGGCTGTCACCATAAAGATAATCAACAGTACCAACATAACATCCACAAGCGGGGTCACATTGATTTCCGCTACCAGGCCTTTTCGGCCTCTACTCCCGGAAGGTCCCATAACAAAGTGCTACTCAGTGGTAAATAAAGATGTCATTTGATATCAACTGCACGAGAGCGCATTCAGGTTGCACATCAGCTACTCTCTTGACAGCATATCACGTTCAACCAGATTTAAAAAATCAAAAGAAAAATTCTCAATATCCGATTCAAAATCAGCCAGTTTATTAGCATAAAAATTATAAAAAACAACTGCGGGGATCGCCACCGCCAAGCCAGCAGCAGTAGCAACCAAGGCCTCGGCAATACCCGGAGCAACGACCGCCAGTGAGGCGGAGCCGTGGGTACCGATCTCCTGAAAGGAGGTCAGGATACCCCATACTGTCCCGAACAGACCTATGAACGGAGTAGCACTTCCGGTAGTGGCCAAAAAAGCAAGAGAGCGCTCCAGCCGATCGGTTTCCACCCGTTGGGCCTTGCGGATCGCCCGTTTCAGGTTTTCCATAGAGGCCAGCTTACTTTGCAGAGTCTCTGTCTTGGCACGTTCGCTTCGCGCGGCACTGATCTTGCGCAGCTCGTTAAACCCAGAGACAAAGACAGAGGCCTCAGGACTGAGCGTAAAATTTTGCGCCGCCTCATAGGCATTATTCAGGGTCTTGGACTCCCAGAAATCGACCAAAAAGTCTTCCGATGCATAGCGGGCCCGGGAGAACAGGATGTATTTCGAGATAATAATCCACCAGGAAAGCACGGAAAAAATAAGTAAGACCAGCATAACCAGCTTCACCACCAAACCGGCATGCGCCATCATGCTGAATACAGAAAGATTCACAAATTCACTCCTACTGATCAAATCATTCAGCTATAGTGATGCTGTTCAACCCCAGCCCCTGTCACCCCAGGACAACGCCGCAAAAAAAATCAAGCGTTCCTTTTTCCCGTGAGAACAGATAAACAATGCGCTGTCGTCCAGCGAACTCAAGGGGATAAAATCAGAGCAACTTTATCCATTATTCGTCTCTATAAAAACTGAAAAAGAGTATAACGGGTTCTGATAATTATGTCGACCCTGAACTGAATATAGTGTACATAACTCAGAACAAAATCAAGTAAATTATTTTCAGCTTTTTTCAGAGAGTTAAATCTTCACTGAAAAAGAACGAAAAAAAAACATCCATAATGACAAGAGGAGGTCTTCATGTCGGATGCAATCTATGATGTTGTTATTATCGGCGCAGGCCCGGCAGGTATCCAGGCCGCCATTCATTCAACCCGAAAAAAAACCCATGTCCTGCTCCTGGGTCGGATTAAAAACAGCGCTATCTACCCCGCTCATGTGGAAAACTACGCCTGTATCAACGGGGTCACCGATGGCAAGGACTTACTGGAAGCAGGCATGAGTCAGCTGGAGCGTTTTGGCACAGAGATGCGGCCCGATGATGTCCTTAAAATCGCCCAAGGTGAGGATGAACTGTTCAGCCTGGAACTGGAGAGCGGCGATACCGTCACCAGCCGGACCCTGATCTTTGCCATGGGGGTCTCCAAGAACAAGCTCTCTGTGCCCGGTGAAAAAGAATTGGGCGGTTGCGGGGTGAGCTACTGCGTTGATTGCGATGCCAACTTCTATCGGGGCGACACCGTGATGGTGGTGGGCAACCAGAGTGCAGCCATTGACGGCGCCCTGACCCTGCTGGACTATGCAGCCAAGGTCTACCTGGTGGCTGAAGAGCTGCAAGGCTCTGAGGCTCTGCTTGAAAAACTCCAGGGCAGTACAGTTGAGCTCCACACCGGCGATTGGGTGCAGGAGATCATCGGCCAAGGCAAGGTCGAGGAAGTTCTGCTGAAGAGCGGGAATAAGCTGAGCGTGGACGGGGTGTTTATCGAGCTGGGCTCCAAGGGTGCCTTAGAGTTAGCCACCCAGGTTGGCGTTATGCTGGATACAGAGCAGTTCAAGTATATCGATGTGAACCGTAAGCAGGAAACCAACATCCCTGGTATTTATGCTGCTGGCGATATTGTCGGCCCTCCGTACCAGATGGCCAAGGCCGTGGGCGAAGGATGTGTGGCAGGGATGGAAGCGGCCATGTTTGCCCGTAAGAAGCGGCAGTAAGGATTGATAACATTCAGGGTGTTCGCCTGAGCTGATTATATTGAACCCCTTCAGGGTTCTTCCTTTTTCCCTCTTTATTCCTTAAAGGCAGCGGGGCAATCAATCTTCCGCTGCCTTCTTTGTTATCGGCTCCTTTCGCAACCCATCCACAGCATGCTGCAAGGCCATGACTGGATGAGATAAGATCATCCGGGGACCGATAGTCCGCATTACTTCACGAATCTTCTCCCGCATACTCGGTTGATAGCAATGGACCTGACAATTGCCGCAGGTTGTTTTTCCTTCCTGAAAAGGGCAACGGGCAAGGCGTTGTTCTGCATAATTGACCAGCTCGGTGCAGTCGGCACAGAGTTCTTTATCACCGCCATGCTG is from Candidatus Electrothrix sp. GW3-4 and encodes:
- a CDS encoding TonB family protein, coding for MNGLYIGDSWERFLAQRERIPSWKIPLNIAVVLHLVVFAGAAVLPDVGKRHKPDKVITIDLLSLPPAAPVAVQQVAARRPREGAAPRQAKVVQEKKVKKTVEPAAPQVTVQAPAPPVVVPKKRSTSKRSTSASHPAPVAQTKPVSLHPLKRKKKLAQDIRLAEEKERARLAALQEKRRAEQRKQEKAAVQEKKLAARKKRQQEAVAKKRLAAQQRRQREVDEAARLAREAELAAEQARLEAARVRQEYASVAQAVSDLNTPLASRSGGRSSGGRGEPGNGVSGGYGAERISPAVLNQYAASLNGRISSHWQLPEIVKKKPHLRTMIALTVRRDGTIEDMRIEQKSGDSFFDQSVVKALQSSAPLPGFPALINTPTLEFALNFTPQGLAL
- the tolR gene encoding protein TolR, which translates into the protein MGPSGSRGRKGLVAEINVTPLVDVMLVLLIIFMVTAPMMTQGVDVDLPKTTSKALRQQEEPLMVQIDEKMIIYLGQNKTKVPLDLMRQQLEKMPQEKKKEPIYLRADEKVPYGLVVQVMAQIKQAGFAKLGMVTQADDKEK
- the tolQ gene encoding protein TolQ; this encodes MNLSVFSMMAHAGLVVKLVMLVLLIFSVLSWWIIISKYILFSRARYASEDFLVDFWESKTLNNAYEAAQNFTLSPEASVFVSGFNELRKISAARSERAKTETLQSKLASMENLKRAIRKAQRVETDRLERSLAFLATTGSATPFIGLFGTVWGILTSFQEIGTHGSASLAVVAPGIAEALVATAAGLAVAIPAVVFYNFYANKLADFESDIENFSFDFLNLVERDMLSRE
- a CDS encoding NAD(P)/FAD-dependent oxidoreductase — translated: MSDAIYDVVIIGAGPAGIQAAIHSTRKKTHVLLLGRIKNSAIYPAHVENYACINGVTDGKDLLEAGMSQLERFGTEMRPDDVLKIAQGEDELFSLELESGDTVTSRTLIFAMGVSKNKLSVPGEKELGGCGVSYCVDCDANFYRGDTVMVVGNQSAAIDGALTLLDYAAKVYLVAEELQGSEALLEKLQGSTVELHTGDWVQEIIGQGKVEEVLLKSGNKLSVDGVFIELGSKGALELATQVGVMLDTEQFKYIDVNRKQETNIPGIYAAGDIVGPPYQMAKAVGEGCVAGMEAAMFARKKRQ
- a CDS encoding nitrous oxide-stimulated promoter family protein, with protein sequence MRLLMVGERMKHGGKKSSSRMQREAETVAVMIHKYCRLQHGGDKELCADCTELVNYAEQRLARCPFQEGKTTCGNCQVHCYQPSMREKIREVMRTIGPRMILSHPVMALQHAVDGLRKEPITKKAAED